The proteins below come from a single Arthrobacter sp. zg-Y1171 genomic window:
- a CDS encoding YihY/virulence factor BrkB family protein: MGAEHPSQQEAAVAQDTNSKAETAPSPDDASKPDKPTEVSKPSWKYILKKTLREFSKDQCTDLAAALTYYTVLAIFPALLALVSILGLVGQAESTTEALLDLVRQFAPGEAVSVVEGPIEQLTSSSAAGLALIVGILGALWSASGFVKAFGRSLNRIYEVEEGRPAWKLLPTQLLVTLVLVLMAAALLLMLVISGPIAEAIGNVIGLGSEAVTIWNIAKWPVMVIFAVLIIAVLYYATPNVKQPKFRWMSMGSLIALVILAIVTLGFSFYVANFGNYNATYGAIGGVIVLLLWIWLANVSLLFGAEFDAEVERGRELQAGIQAEESVQLPPRDTRQTEKRQEQEEKDIAEGRKLRQQHAGKDYDDHLHE, encoded by the coding sequence ATGGGGGCTGAACATCCATCCCAGCAGGAGGCCGCAGTGGCACAGGACACCAACAGCAAAGCCGAGACCGCACCCAGTCCGGACGATGCCAGTAAGCCCGATAAACCCACCGAGGTATCCAAGCCCAGTTGGAAATACATCCTCAAGAAGACACTCCGTGAATTCTCCAAGGACCAGTGCACCGACCTTGCCGCGGCCCTGACCTACTACACCGTCCTGGCGATCTTCCCGGCCCTGCTGGCGCTGGTCTCCATTCTCGGCCTGGTGGGCCAGGCCGAAAGCACCACCGAGGCCCTGCTGGACCTCGTGCGGCAGTTCGCTCCCGGTGAAGCAGTCAGCGTAGTGGAAGGACCCATCGAGCAGCTGACCTCATCCAGCGCTGCCGGCCTCGCGCTGATTGTCGGTATCCTGGGCGCCCTCTGGTCCGCCTCCGGCTTCGTGAAGGCGTTTGGCCGTTCCCTGAACCGGATTTACGAAGTCGAGGAAGGCCGGCCCGCCTGGAAGCTGCTTCCCACGCAGCTGCTCGTGACCCTGGTCCTGGTCCTGATGGCGGCCGCGCTGCTGCTGATGCTGGTGATTTCCGGCCCGATCGCCGAAGCGATCGGCAATGTCATCGGCCTGGGCAGTGAAGCGGTAACCATCTGGAACATCGCCAAGTGGCCGGTCATGGTGATCTTCGCCGTGCTGATCATCGCCGTCCTCTACTACGCCACCCCGAACGTCAAGCAGCCCAAGTTCCGCTGGATGAGCATGGGCTCGCTGATTGCCCTCGTGATCCTGGCGATCGTGACCCTTGGCTTCAGCTTCTACGTCGCAAACTTCGGCAACTACAACGCGACCTACGGCGCCATCGGCGGCGTGATCGTGCTGCTGCTGTGGATCTGGCTGGCCAATGTGTCCCTGCTCTTCGGTGCGGAGTTCGACGCCGAGGTGGAGCGCGGCCGCGAGCTGCAGGCCGGCATCCAGGCCGAGGAATCCGTGCAGCTTCCGCCGCGTGACACCCGGCAGACGGAGAAGCGCCAGGAGCAGGAAGAGAAGGACATTGCCGAGGGCCGGAAGCTGCGCCAGCAGCACGCCGGCAAGGACTACGACGACCACCTTCACGAGTAA
- a CDS encoding iron-siderophore ABC transporter substrate-binding protein, whose protein sequence is MALSRMRRVAAAAAVAVLSLSACSTGAAGENESSGSAAAAEDQFPVTIKHAFGETTIEGVPERVAAVAWANAETALALDVVPVGMPLIEFGGNDQGTTPWIDEALEDLDASIGSENAPVQYSEADGIAFDDVAATDPDVILAAYSGLSQEDYDKLSKIAPVVAYPETAWGTSWQDTATMIGEALGKSDEAEQLVADTEQAITDKAAEYPQLEGKSFIYGNLAPGAENSVYTALDNRPKFMESLGLTMAPVVAENTKGDEFYIPWSDENLNQLDSDIFVSWVASEEVADSIASDPLLGQIPAVKNGGLVADADPTRVFSTSAINVLSIPYALDNVVPMIADAATAADEAK, encoded by the coding sequence ATGGCCCTGTCCCGGATGCGCCGCGTTGCCGCTGCGGCCGCCGTCGCCGTTCTGTCCCTTTCCGCCTGCTCCACCGGTGCCGCGGGGGAAAACGAATCCTCCGGCAGTGCTGCAGCTGCGGAAGACCAGTTTCCCGTGACCATCAAGCATGCCTTCGGTGAGACCACCATTGAAGGGGTTCCCGAGCGGGTAGCCGCCGTGGCCTGGGCCAACGCCGAAACCGCGCTGGCACTGGACGTGGTTCCCGTGGGGATGCCTCTGATCGAATTCGGCGGCAATGACCAGGGCACCACTCCTTGGATTGACGAGGCACTCGAAGACCTGGATGCATCCATCGGATCGGAAAACGCTCCGGTGCAGTACTCCGAGGCTGACGGCATTGCCTTCGACGACGTCGCCGCCACCGACCCCGACGTCATCCTCGCCGCGTACTCCGGCTTGTCCCAGGAGGACTACGACAAGCTGAGCAAGATCGCTCCCGTGGTGGCCTACCCCGAAACCGCCTGGGGCACCTCGTGGCAGGACACCGCCACCATGATCGGCGAAGCGCTCGGCAAGAGCGACGAAGCCGAGCAGCTGGTGGCAGACACCGAGCAGGCCATCACCGACAAGGCGGCCGAATACCCGCAGCTCGAGGGCAAGTCCTTCATCTACGGCAACCTCGCCCCGGGTGCGGAGAACTCCGTCTACACCGCGCTGGACAACCGCCCCAAGTTCATGGAATCCCTGGGCCTCACCATGGCACCGGTGGTAGCGGAGAACACCAAGGGCGACGAGTTCTACATCCCCTGGTCGGATGAAAACCTCAACCAGCTGGATTCCGACATCTTTGTCAGCTGGGTGGCCAGCGAAGAGGTAGCCGACAGCATTGCCTCCGACCCGCTGCTGGGGCAGATCCCCGCTGTGAAGAACGGCGGCCTCGTGGCCGACGCCGACCCGACGCGCGTCTTCTCCACCTCGGCCATCAACGTGCTCAGCATCCCCTACGCCCTGGACAACGTGGTGCCGATGATCGCCGACGCCGCAACGGCGGCCGACGAGGCAAAGTAG
- a CDS encoding TRAP transporter small permease, translating into MPDKQKPPPGEQGRWGRIAAVITRIEVVIGAVSLITILAMVFLQALQRYLPGGGFAWTGELARFALIWLTFAAAGVLVSTNGHIALEIVDAIPNQMVVRWVQVVALLVVAATGIGLTIEAFALIDSQQIIKSPVLGVPMSWVYIPVLIGVISLAIRAVIAAVLVARNGPMLTEYDTDEGTEAVL; encoded by the coding sequence GTGCCGGACAAGCAGAAGCCACCACCCGGAGAACAGGGGCGGTGGGGAAGAATCGCGGCGGTCATCACCCGCATTGAAGTAGTTATCGGAGCAGTCTCGCTCATCACCATCCTGGCCATGGTGTTCCTGCAGGCGCTGCAGCGCTACCTGCCCGGAGGGGGTTTCGCCTGGACCGGCGAACTGGCCCGCTTTGCGCTCATCTGGCTGACCTTCGCGGCAGCGGGCGTTCTGGTCAGCACCAACGGGCATATCGCACTGGAAATCGTGGATGCCATCCCCAACCAGATGGTGGTGCGCTGGGTCCAGGTCGTTGCGCTGCTGGTAGTTGCAGCTACCGGAATCGGACTGACCATCGAGGCATTCGCACTCATTGACTCGCAGCAGATCATCAAATCACCTGTGCTGGGTGTTCCCATGTCATGGGTCTACATCCCGGTGCTTATCGGAGTCATAAGCCTCGCTATCCGGGCAGTGATCGCCGCCGTACTCGTCGCCAGGAACGGGCCGATGCTCACGGAATACGACACCGACGAGGGTACGGAGGCAGTCCTGTGA
- a CDS encoding mechanosensitive ion channel family protein, with protein sequence MIEGMEDLLSLAVSFKPLFAVLVAVGVALIVARILREVVHRAFRKTPGIREISVNARNPLRLGLSLIGARIALGATAAGASWLPAVDYVLVLGLIGAVAWLGVVLLLVIEAMILTKYSTDTRDNRRLRRLKTQVILGRRVGIAVLITIGVACVLLTIPEVRALGAGILASAGVLSIVAGLAVQGTLTNVFAGMQLAFTDAIRVDDVVVVEGEWGTIEEITMTYVVLHIWDDRRLILPSTYFTTTPFQNWTRRQSDILGTVELDLDWRVPVGDLRTLLKEILADTDLWDQRTSVLQVTDAVKGLVRIRILVSAVDSGTLFDLRCLIRESMVAYLQEWHPDALPRQRWEEVRPAGSAVHSGPRAASVPRNEDTSDSQFFTGSIDAVERRVNFSGPGEEVFAEREENAVDGEPR encoded by the coding sequence ATGATCGAAGGTATGGAAGACCTGCTCTCGCTTGCTGTCAGCTTTAAACCGCTCTTTGCCGTGCTGGTGGCAGTGGGTGTGGCCCTGATCGTGGCCCGGATCCTGCGGGAAGTGGTCCACCGGGCCTTCCGCAAGACGCCGGGTATCCGGGAGATCTCCGTCAACGCCCGGAACCCGCTGCGGCTGGGGCTCTCGCTGATCGGCGCGCGGATTGCCCTCGGAGCGACCGCTGCCGGTGCCTCGTGGCTGCCGGCTGTGGATTACGTGCTGGTGCTGGGACTGATCGGGGCCGTGGCGTGGCTGGGCGTGGTCCTGCTGCTGGTGATCGAGGCCATGATCCTCACGAAGTACAGCACGGACACCCGGGACAACCGCCGGCTGCGGCGCTTGAAGACCCAGGTGATCCTTGGCCGGCGGGTGGGCATAGCCGTGCTGATCACCATTGGCGTTGCCTGCGTGCTGCTGACTATCCCCGAGGTCCGCGCACTCGGTGCCGGCATCCTCGCCTCCGCCGGCGTGCTGTCCATTGTGGCCGGCCTCGCCGTGCAGGGGACGCTGACCAATGTCTTTGCCGGCATGCAGCTGGCCTTCACCGACGCGATCCGGGTGGACGACGTCGTCGTGGTGGAAGGCGAGTGGGGAACCATCGAGGAAATCACCATGACGTACGTGGTGCTCCACATCTGGGACGACCGCCGCCTGATCCTGCCCTCCACCTACTTCACCACCACGCCGTTCCAGAACTGGACCCGCCGCCAGTCGGACATCCTGGGCACGGTGGAACTGGACCTGGACTGGCGTGTGCCGGTGGGGGACCTGCGCACCCTGCTGAAGGAAATCCTCGCGGACACCGATCTGTGGGACCAGCGCACCAGCGTGCTGCAGGTGACGGACGCCGTGAAGGGCCTGGTGCGGATCCGCATCCTCGTCAGCGCCGTGGACAGCGGCACCCTGTTCGACCTGCGCTGCCTCATCCGTGAAAGCATGGTCGCCTATCTCCAAGAATGGCATCCGGATGCCCTGCCGCGCCAGCGCTGGGAAGAAGTCCGTCCCGCCGGCAGCGCGGTGCACAGCGGCCCGCGTGCCGCGTCGGTTCCCCGCAACGAGGACACCAGCGACTCGCAGTTCTTCACCGGAAGCATCGATGCCGTGGAGCGCCGGGTGAACTTCTCCGGCCCCGGTGAAGAGGTCTTCGCCGAACGGGAGGAAAACGCCGTCGACGGCGAGCCGCGCTGA
- a CDS encoding TRAP transporter large permease, with product MLAFLGLAIAVLLIIRVPVAIAFLGPSLVYMMMNGRSPGSALREVANAADSFPLLAVPLFILLGALANHAGIADRLFRFAMAAFASVRGNLGYVSVGVSLGFSWMSGSAVADAAALGKVEIPAMLRNGYSRRFATGVVASSSLIAPVMPPSIPAVIFSGLAAVSTGALFAASVLPALAMTLGLCIVVFVLVRRQPNIVRGTFDKAEFTASLKGVALPLLAPIIILGGILGGVFTPTEAAAVGVVYMLLLGIVQRSLSLAGLLAAIRETVLTTSGIMLIVASASLLGYILARERLPQMLTEAMFGFTDNPTVFLILVVLLALVLGTVIDATAILVLVVPILMPIAVQYGVDPISFGVLLIIALMIGLLTPPVGTVLFVTSAVSRTRIGEVFRGSLPFTIPFLVILALIVAFPQALQVLPGLLGL from the coding sequence ATGCTCGCCTTCCTTGGTCTCGCCATTGCCGTACTCCTCATCATCCGTGTCCCCGTGGCAATCGCGTTCCTCGGCCCGTCACTGGTGTACATGATGATGAACGGCCGCTCTCCGGGGAGTGCGCTGCGCGAGGTAGCCAACGCTGCCGACAGCTTCCCGCTGCTGGCCGTGCCCCTCTTTATCCTGCTCGGAGCCCTTGCCAACCACGCCGGAATAGCCGACCGCCTGTTCCGCTTCGCGATGGCCGCTTTTGCCTCCGTGCGCGGCAACCTCGGCTACGTGAGTGTGGGCGTCAGCCTCGGCTTCTCCTGGATGAGCGGATCCGCCGTCGCAGACGCCGCGGCGCTGGGCAAGGTGGAAATCCCGGCCATGCTCCGCAACGGGTACAGCCGCCGCTTCGCTACCGGTGTCGTGGCGTCGTCGTCGCTCATTGCGCCGGTTATGCCGCCGAGCATTCCGGCGGTCATCTTCTCGGGGCTGGCTGCCGTTTCCACCGGTGCGCTGTTCGCAGCCTCCGTGCTGCCGGCATTGGCCATGACCCTCGGGCTCTGCATCGTTGTCTTTGTCCTGGTGCGGCGGCAGCCCAACATCGTCCGGGGTACCTTCGACAAGGCCGAGTTCACCGCCTCGCTCAAAGGCGTGGCACTGCCCCTGCTGGCACCGATCATCATCCTCGGCGGCATCCTCGGAGGCGTCTTCACTCCCACCGAAGCCGCCGCCGTGGGCGTGGTGTACATGCTCCTGCTGGGAATCGTTCAGCGCAGCCTTTCGCTGGCAGGACTGCTTGCCGCCATCCGGGAAACCGTCCTCACCACGTCGGGCATCATGCTGATTGTCGCCAGCGCGTCCCTCCTGGGCTACATCCTTGCGCGGGAGCGGCTGCCGCAGATGCTGACGGAGGCGATGTTCGGCTTCACCGACAACCCCACGGTCTTCCTGATCCTGGTGGTCCTGCTGGCACTGGTGCTCGGCACCGTCATTGACGCCACCGCAATCCTGGTACTCGTGGTCCCCATCCTGATGCCGATCGCGGTGCAGTACGGGGTGGACCCGATTTCCTTCGGTGTGCTGCTGATTATCGCCCTCATGATCGGCCTGCTGACGCCTCCGGTGGGAACGGTTCTTTTCGTTACCTCTGCGGTGTCCAGGACCCGGATCGGCGAAGTCTTCCGCGGATCCCTGCCGTTCACCATCCCGTTCCTGGTGATCCTGGCGCTGATTGTCGCGTTCCCGCAGGCCCTGCAGGTACTTCCAGGCCTGTTGGGTCTCTAA
- a CDS encoding PRC-barrel domain-containing protein produces the protein MADAFTLHEIQGSSVWAKDGERLGLVGEVHLDRATAEPVWITVDLGLFEPQEHYVPLAGARRDGQDIFVNYSRDQVAHSPGANPENPLSPGEEAVLMDYYRIR, from the coding sequence ATGGCGGATGCATTCACGCTCCACGAAATCCAGGGCTCCAGCGTTTGGGCGAAAGACGGCGAGCGGCTGGGGCTGGTGGGTGAAGTGCACCTGGACCGCGCCACCGCAGAGCCGGTCTGGATCACGGTTGACCTGGGCCTGTTCGAACCCCAGGAACACTATGTTCCGCTGGCCGGTGCCCGCCGCGACGGCCAGGACATCTTCGTGAACTACTCCAGGGACCAGGTGGCGCACTCGCCCGGTGCCAATCCGGAGAACCCGCTCAGCCCCGGCGAAGAGGCCGTCCTGATGGACTATTACCGGATCCGCTGA
- a CDS encoding NAD(P)/FAD-dependent oxidoreductase, which produces MTAPAAPASIAVVGGGIAGFSAVRELRRRGYAGALFLVDPAGLPYDRPPLSKAFLAGTLDRLRLQLAPEQWYEDNGITVLADTVDKLDAGNGTEAPVLALASGRDLAADVVLLATGARARRLPLPGMDLPGVFTLRSADDARALQGHLAAGAHLVILGAGLVGAEVAGTARALGAGVTLVDPAELPFAQAVGPAMAGYLHHLHAVHGTGHVRGAAAAIFPDGNSLRVELADGGSLAGTAVLVAAGSEPETALAEAAGLAVDGGLLVDASGRTSHPRIFAAGDSSRRLGPDGVPGRRYEHWDAARRTGEAAAAGMLGAEPPAGTADWFWSDRYGVHLEVAGRMAVPGRTVLRGEPGSGFMVFRLGLDGALAGAAAVDGGTAVRAARKLIESGRILDPAQLQDPAVDLRRLARAKA; this is translated from the coding sequence TTGACGGCCCCTGCAGCCCCCGCGTCCATTGCCGTAGTGGGCGGCGGAATCGCCGGCTTCAGCGCCGTCCGTGAACTCCGGCGGCGCGGCTACGCCGGCGCCCTCTTCCTGGTGGACCCCGCCGGGCTGCCCTATGACCGGCCGCCGCTGAGCAAGGCCTTCCTCGCCGGAACCCTGGACAGGCTCCGCCTGCAGCTTGCCCCGGAACAGTGGTACGAAGACAACGGCATTACGGTGCTCGCCGACACCGTGGACAAGCTCGACGCCGGGAACGGCACCGAGGCGCCCGTCCTCGCGCTGGCCTCGGGCAGGGACCTCGCCGCCGACGTCGTCCTGCTCGCCACCGGCGCCCGGGCCCGCCGGCTGCCGCTGCCCGGCATGGACCTGCCCGGCGTCTTCACCCTGCGCAGTGCCGACGATGCCCGGGCCCTGCAGGGGCACCTGGCGGCCGGCGCCCACCTGGTGATCCTCGGCGCGGGACTGGTCGGCGCCGAGGTGGCGGGAACGGCCCGCGCGCTGGGAGCCGGCGTCACGTTGGTGGATCCCGCCGAACTCCCGTTCGCACAGGCCGTGGGCCCCGCCATGGCCGGTTACCTGCACCACCTCCACGCTGTGCACGGGACAGGGCATGTGCGGGGTGCGGCGGCAGCGATCTTCCCGGACGGAAACTCCCTGCGGGTGGAACTGGCGGACGGAGGCAGCCTGGCCGGCACCGCCGTCCTGGTCGCCGCGGGCAGCGAGCCCGAAACGGCGCTCGCCGAAGCCGCAGGACTCGCCGTGGACGGCGGCCTGCTGGTGGATGCATCCGGCCGCACCTCCCATCCGCGTATTTTCGCCGCCGGTGATTCCTCCCGCCGCCTCGGCCCCGACGGCGTGCCCGGCCGCCGCTATGAACACTGGGATGCCGCCCGCCGCACCGGCGAAGCGGCCGCTGCCGGAATGCTCGGCGCCGAACCTCCCGCCGGCACCGCGGACTGGTTCTGGTCCGACCGCTACGGCGTGCACCTGGAAGTGGCCGGCCGCATGGCCGTCCCGGGGCGGACCGTGCTCCGCGGCGAGCCCGGCTCCGGATTTATGGTGTTCCGGCTGGGCCTGGACGGAGCGCTGGCGGGAGCGGCCGCCGTTGACGGCGGAACCGCTGTCCGGGCGGCCCGGAAGCTCATTGAATCCGGCCGGATCCTCGACCCGGCGCAGCTGCAGGACCCGGCCGTCGACCTGCGCCGGCTGGCCCGCGCGAAGGCCTGA
- a CDS encoding bifunctional 3-phenylpropionate/cinnamic acid dioxygenase ferredoxin subunit, translating into MSEGIRVADVDEIDEGEALTVDAETAGTSDDIAVFHSDNGRFYALNDTCTHEDASLADGWIEGDEVECPVHSARFCLRTGEALCLPALINTKAHRVDVRDGAVWLYPNESPLNV; encoded by the coding sequence ATGAGCGAGGGTATCCGCGTTGCCGATGTTGACGAGATAGACGAGGGCGAAGCCCTGACCGTGGACGCCGAAACGGCGGGCACCTCGGACGATATCGCCGTGTTCCACAGCGACAACGGACGCTTTTATGCGCTCAACGACACCTGCACGCATGAGGATGCCTCCCTTGCCGACGGATGGATCGAAGGGGACGAGGTGGAATGCCCCGTCCACTCCGCGCGGTTCTGCCTCCGCACCGGTGAAGCCCTGTGCCTGCCGGCCCTCATCAACACCAAGGCGCACCGCGTTGACGTGCGCGACGGAGCCGTGTGGCTCTACCCGAACGAGAGCCCCCTCAACGTTTGA
- a CDS encoding DctP family TRAP transporter solute-binding subunit, which yields MKVQRSKHLALAALAVLPAMMLVGCSGGNTESDGGGGGGEEIELTLAHSYNEDQPQHRCGAQVIADEVAAADVGVSVEIFPSSQLGGDADRISSVASGDVDIDIQGASALGSVYEPISVLDAAYVFEDADHLAAFMASDESQTVIDGFADAAGVQTLGAWSAGARQFTANKPVTEPADLEGLRIRFPGSPQFLMNAEALGASATEVAYEELYLALQQGTVDGQENPITNIKAQNLAEVQDYLSMTNHQLNTNLIIAGPVWNDLSEEQQEAVNAAVEKAVTEVTACVEEDEAETLAQWKADGAWEIVEDVDVDSFRSEALEYLEGEYSGDSLAVFEAIRATAD from the coding sequence ATGAAAGTACAACGAAGCAAGCACCTGGCCCTGGCCGCCCTGGCTGTGTTGCCGGCAATGATGCTGGTGGGCTGCTCGGGCGGCAATACGGAATCCGACGGGGGAGGCGGGGGCGGAGAGGAAATCGAGCTCACCCTTGCCCACAGCTATAACGAGGACCAGCCGCAGCACCGCTGCGGAGCCCAGGTCATCGCTGACGAGGTAGCGGCGGCCGACGTCGGAGTGTCGGTGGAGATCTTCCCGTCCAGCCAGCTTGGCGGCGACGCGGACCGTATCTCCTCCGTCGCCTCCGGGGACGTCGACATCGATATCCAGGGGGCTTCAGCCCTGGGATCGGTCTACGAGCCCATCAGCGTCCTCGACGCCGCCTACGTCTTCGAGGACGCGGACCACCTTGCCGCCTTTATGGCCAGCGACGAATCGCAGACCGTGATTGACGGTTTCGCGGATGCCGCAGGGGTCCAGACCCTGGGCGCGTGGTCCGCCGGGGCCCGGCAGTTCACTGCCAACAAGCCCGTCACCGAGCCTGCCGACCTCGAGGGACTGCGGATCCGGTTCCCCGGTTCACCCCAGTTCCTGATGAACGCAGAAGCCCTGGGTGCATCCGCCACCGAGGTGGCCTATGAAGAGCTGTACCTCGCGCTCCAGCAGGGCACCGTGGACGGTCAGGAAAACCCGATCACCAACATCAAGGCGCAGAACCTTGCCGAGGTGCAGGATTACTTGAGCATGACCAACCACCAGCTCAACACGAACCTCATTATTGCGGGGCCGGTCTGGAACGACCTCTCGGAAGAACAGCAGGAGGCAGTGAATGCCGCCGTGGAGAAGGCCGTCACGGAGGTTACGGCCTGCGTTGAGGAGGACGAAGCCGAAACACTGGCCCAGTGGAAGGCCGACGGTGCCTGGGAAATCGTCGAGGACGTTGACGTGGACTCCTTCCGCAGTGAAGCCCTTGAGTACCTGGAAGGGGAGTACAGCGGAGACTCCCTGGCAGTGTTCGAGGCAATCCGCGCTACGGCTGACTAA